The nucleotide sequence CGCGTGCAGCAAAAATAACAAACGTGTTCACCACACCTTGAATTAACGTCAGGGTAACCATGTCACCATTAGCAATATGGCTCACTTCATGGGCAAGTACACCTTCAATCTCGTCTTGCGTCATGCCGTAAAGCAATCCGCTACTGACGGCGACTAATGCTTTGTCTTTGCTTGGGCCGGTGGCAAAAGCGTTCAATTCAGCAGACTGGTAGATAGCCACTTCAGGCATCTTAATACCAACTTGCTCAGCTTGACGAGCCACTGTCTCAACCAACCAACGCTCTGTACTATCACGAGGCGTGGTGATCACTTCACAACCCATGGTTTTCTTAGCCATCCACTTAGAGATAGCTAAACTGAGGAAAGCACCGCCGAAACCAAAGATAGCGGCGAACACTAACAGTCCACCCATGGTTGAAGTGTTTACACCCAGTAGTGACATCACAATAGAGGCCACAAGTAAGATTGCAAGGTTAGTCGCAATCAATAAAAAAATACGCATTAATTAAGCTCCAGT is from Shewanella sp. MTB7 and encodes:
- the htpX gene encoding protease HtpX, with amino-acid sequence MRIFLLIATNLAILLVASIVMSLLGVNTSTMGGLLVFAAIFGFGGAFLSLAISKWMAKKTMGCEVITTPRDSTERWLVETVARQAEQVGIKMPEVAIYQSAELNAFATGPSKDKALVAVSSGLLYGMTQDEIEGVLAHEVSHIANGDMVTLTLIQGVVNTFVIFAARVVAGIIDNFVSSNDEEGEGLGMFAYMGVVFVLDMLFGILASMIVAYFSRIREFKADEGAAKLAGKEKMIAALERLRQGPETGALPAQMSALGITGKRSMSDFMMSHPPLEKRIAALRNS